The following coding sequences are from one Streptomyces sp. V3I7 window:
- the pgsA gene encoding phosphatidylinositol phosphate synthase, giving the protein MLNKYARAFFTRVLTPFAAFLIRRGVSPDTVTLIGTAGVVAGALVFYPRGEFFWGTIVITLFVFSDLVDGNMARQLGRSSRWGAFLDSTLDRVADGAIFGGFALWYAGGGGDNVLCAVSIFCLASGQVVSYTKARGESIGLPVAVNGLVERAERLVISLVAAGFAGLHKFGVPGIQYLLPIALWIVAAGSLVTLIQRVVTVRRESEEAEALDGRGNASQGSEAAK; this is encoded by the coding sequence ATGCTGAACAAGTACGCGCGTGCATTCTTCACGCGTGTCCTCACGCCGTTCGCCGCGTTTCTCATCCGCCGGGGTGTCAGCCCCGACACGGTCACGCTCATCGGCACGGCCGGTGTGGTGGCGGGCGCGCTGGTCTTCTATCCCAGGGGCGAGTTCTTCTGGGGCACGATCGTGATCACGCTGTTCGTCTTCTCCGACCTGGTCGACGGCAACATGGCGCGCCAGCTGGGCCGTTCCAGCCGCTGGGGCGCCTTCCTGGACTCCACCCTCGACCGGGTCGCCGACGGCGCGATCTTCGGCGGCTTCGCCCTCTGGTACGCGGGAGGCGGCGGCGACAACGTCCTGTGCGCCGTCTCGATCTTCTGCCTGGCCAGCGGACAGGTGGTGTCGTACACCAAGGCCCGGGGTGAGTCGATCGGGCTGCCGGTCGCCGTCAACGGGCTCGTCGAGCGGGCCGAGCGGCTGGTGATCTCGCTGGTCGCGGCCGGTTTCGCGGGCCTGCACAAGTTCGGTGTCCCCGGCATCCAGTACCTGCTGCCCATCGCCCTGTGGATCGTCGCCGCGGGCAGCCTGGTCACGCTGATCCAGCGCGTCGTCACGGTGCGCAGGGAGTCCGAGGAGGCGGAGGCCCTGGACGGCCGGGGCAACGCGTCCCAGGGGAGCGAGGCGGCGAAGTGA
- a CDS encoding glycosyltransferase family 4 protein, protein MRIGIVCPYSWDVPGGVQFHIRDLAEYFIGLGHEVSVLAPADDDTPLPPYVVSAGRAVPVPYNGSVARLNFGFLSAARVRRWLHDGAFDVVHIHEPTSPSLGLLTCWAGQGPIVATFHTSNPRSRAMIAAYSILQAALEKISARIAVSEYARRTLVEHLGGDAVVIPNGVDVDFFAKAEPKPEWQGDTIGFVGRIDEPRKGLPVLMKALPKILAARPQTRLLVAGRGDEEEAVETLPAELRSRVEFLGMISDEEKASFLRSVDLYVAPNTGGESFGIILVEAMSAGAPVLASDLDAFAQVLDQGAAGELFANEDADALAEAAVRLLQDPGRRAELRTRGSAHVRRFDWSTVGADILSVYETVTAGAAAVATDDRWGGRRSRFGLARD, encoded by the coding sequence GTGAGGATCGGCATCGTCTGCCCGTACTCGTGGGACGTTCCGGGCGGCGTTCAGTTCCACATCCGCGACCTGGCCGAGTACTTCATCGGCCTCGGGCACGAGGTGTCCGTCCTGGCCCCGGCCGACGACGACACCCCGCTCCCGCCGTACGTCGTCTCGGCCGGCCGCGCGGTCCCCGTGCCGTACAACGGTTCGGTGGCCCGGCTGAACTTCGGCTTCCTCAGTGCCGCGCGGGTGCGCCGCTGGCTGCACGACGGCGCGTTCGACGTGGTACACATCCACGAACCGACCTCGCCGTCGCTCGGCCTGCTGACCTGCTGGGCCGGGCAGGGCCCCATCGTGGCCACCTTCCACACGTCCAACCCGCGCTCCCGCGCGATGATCGCCGCGTACTCGATCCTCCAGGCCGCCCTGGAGAAGATCAGCGCGCGCATCGCCGTGAGCGAGTACGCCCGCCGCACCCTCGTCGAGCACCTCGGCGGGGACGCGGTGGTGATCCCCAACGGCGTCGACGTCGACTTCTTCGCCAAGGCCGAGCCGAAGCCCGAGTGGCAGGGCGACACGATCGGCTTCGTCGGCCGCATCGACGAGCCCCGCAAGGGCCTGCCGGTGCTCATGAAGGCCCTCCCGAAGATCCTCGCCGCCCGTCCGCAGACCCGGCTCCTGGTCGCCGGCCGCGGCGACGAGGAGGAGGCCGTCGAGACGCTCCCGGCCGAACTCCGCTCCCGCGTCGAGTTCCTCGGCATGATCAGCGACGAGGAGAAGGCCAGCTTCCTGCGCAGCGTCGACCTGTACGTCGCCCCCAACACCGGCGGCGAGAGCTTCGGCATCATCCTCGTCGAGGCCATGTCCGCCGGCGCCCCCGTCCTCGCCTCCGACCTCGACGCCTTCGCCCAGGTCCTCGACCAGGGAGCGGCGGGCGAACTCTTCGCCAACGAGGACGCCGACGCCCTCGCGGAAGCCGCCGTACGCCTCCTGCAAGACCCCGGCCGCCGAGCCGAACTCCGCACCCGGGGCAGCGCCCACGTCCGCCGCTTCGACTGGTCGACGGTCGGCGCCGACATCCTCTCCGTCTACGAAACGGTCACGGCCGGCGCGGCAGCGGTAGCCACGGACGACCGCTGGGGCGGCAGACGCTCCCGCTTCGGCCTGGCGAGGGACTGA
- a CDS encoding phosphatidylinositol mannoside acyltransferase yields the protein MSTAERLTDALYGLGWSTVKKLPEPVAARLGRSVADLAWKQRGAGVRRLECNYARVVPDASPERLAELSRAGMRSYLRYWMESFRLPAWSPERIRDGFDPKDVHHLTDGLASDRGVILALPHLANWDLAGAWVTTRLQTPFTTVAERLKPETLYDRFVAYREGLGMEVLPHSGGSAFGTLARRLRDGGLVCLVADRDLSASGVEVAFFGETARMPAGPALLAQQTGALLLPVTLWYDDSPVMQGRVHPPIEVPESGTRAEKTSVMTQALADAYATGIADHPEDWHMLQRLWTADLDPAKAPATDPGKGTM from the coding sequence GTGAGCACCGCGGAACGGTTGACCGACGCCCTGTACGGCCTCGGCTGGAGCACCGTCAAGAAGCTGCCCGAGCCGGTCGCCGCGCGGCTCGGCCGCTCGGTCGCCGACCTCGCCTGGAAGCAGCGCGGCGCGGGTGTGCGCCGGCTGGAGTGCAACTACGCGCGCGTGGTGCCGGACGCGAGCCCGGAGCGGCTGGCGGAGCTCTCGCGCGCGGGCATGCGGTCGTACCTGCGCTACTGGATGGAGTCGTTCCGGCTGCCCGCGTGGAGCCCGGAGCGGATCAGGGACGGCTTCGACCCCAAGGACGTCCACCACCTCACCGACGGCCTGGCCTCCGACCGCGGCGTCATACTCGCGCTGCCGCACCTGGCCAACTGGGACCTCGCGGGCGCCTGGGTCACCACCAGGCTTCAGACGCCGTTCACCACGGTCGCCGAGCGCCTCAAGCCGGAGACCCTGTACGACCGCTTCGTCGCCTACCGCGAGGGCCTCGGCATGGAGGTCCTGCCGCACAGCGGCGGCTCCGCGTTCGGCACGCTGGCCCGGCGGCTGCGCGACGGCGGCCTGGTCTGCCTGGTCGCCGACCGCGACCTGTCCGCCTCCGGAGTCGAGGTCGCCTTCTTCGGCGAGACGGCGCGGATGCCCGCCGGCCCCGCCCTCCTCGCCCAGCAGACGGGCGCGCTCCTGCTGCCCGTCACGCTCTGGTACGACGACTCGCCCGTCATGCAGGGCCGTGTGCACCCCCCGATCGAGGTCCCGGAGTCAGGTACGCGGGCCGAGAAGACGTCTGTCATGACACAGGCGCTGGCCGACGCCTACGCCACGGGAATCGCCGACCATCCGGAGGACTGGCACATGCTCCAGCGGCTCTGGACGGCGGATCTCGATCCCGCCAAGGCACCGGCCACGGATCCGGGTAAGGGGACCATGTGA